A genomic segment from Paralichthys olivaceus isolate ysfri-2021 chromosome 22, ASM2471397v2, whole genome shotgun sequence encodes:
- the nfxl1 gene encoding NF-X1-type zinc finger protein NFXL1 isoform X2 codes for MEPAWRQQGRGRGRSQEGQGERSRPPLTERPGAAAGAWAAGRGGRTKRAAAPEPPRESVQSKFEEIRKSNQAAAQRLVESRVSSSSEDDDDDDEGDVDHKDGKRGKILASTFTTYTDQTGGDGSGLLRTGQYVSDLFQSGALTCLICIGSVKRTQAVWSCSSCFSLFHLPCIQKWARDSAFLVSSVTDEDFGQKKHPWPCPKCRAEYPPSATPNRYMCYCGKLQDPPADPWLVPHSCGSICQKELKPTCGHTCLLLCHPGPCPPCPKMVPVSCMCGKSKPLPRRCSNKAWSCQQQCGRLLPCKQHTCTQPCHTECSPCPRVSVQKCMCGREKAERPCASPEWNCQQVCGSVLSCGNHTCELLCHDRICPPCPRSISRCCPCGKTKSSLPCTEEVSLCGDTCDRRLSCGKHTCSMRCHRGSCETCRQEVEKECRCGKYRKLMPCHKEYLCDSKCPKTRSCQRHQCRRKCCPGNCPPCDQSCGRTLGCRNHKCPSVCHQGSCYPCPESVEVTCTCSSTVLVVPCGRERSTKPPRCKELCRCPPSCHHPTRETHRCHPGPCPACRQLCLLPLSRCSHTCPQPCHDIVLVKSHQVQLAGPWEQPSEPAFVKKALPCPPCKVPIPTSCFGKHEVSPVPCHRRGPFSCKRPCGRPLTCGNHDCSRECHVVTEGNKCEVCEEDCSKPRPPGCPHPCPRPCHPGDCPPCGQMIRQRCHCKISLLYVECMKLMSADEKKKVELSSCNNQCPKELNCGHRCKQVCHPGVCEEKCQQKVKLRCPCKRIKKELLCSLSTQCDVQCDDTCRDQQMRVSQLKEAEQRAAQEEEQRKLQEELEAFEKRQQRGGRRNKKRGRREEVDDEQGRVGRWWRMCAAVVLVPLGGALLSAAAYYLLTTA; via the exons ATGGAGCCGGCCTGGCGTCAGCAGGGCCGGGGCCGAGGCCGCAGCCAGGAGGGTCAGGGTGAAAGGTCCCGACCTCCGCTGACGGAGAGGCCGGGAGCCGCCGCAGGAGCGTGGGCAGCGGGGCGAGGAGGGAGGACGAAGAGGGCCGCGGCTCCTGAGCCTCCACGAG AGTCCGTTCAGTCCAAGTTCGAGGAGATCAGGAAGTCCAACCAGGCTGCTGCTCAGCGACTGGTGGAGAGCCGCGTCAGCTCCTCCTCAGAGGACGACGACGATGACGATGAAGGAGATGTTGACCACAAGGATGGAAAGAGGGGCAAGATCCTGGCGTCGACCTTCACCACCTACACTGACCAGACAG GTGGCGATGGCTCAGGTCTTCTCAGGACTGGTCAGTACGTTAGTGACCTGTTTCAATCCGGAGCTCTCACCTGCCTCATCTGCATCGGCTCTGTCAAGAGGACACAGGCG gtgtgGAGCTGCTCCAGCTGTTTCTCCCTCTTCCACCTGCCCTGTATTCAGAAATGGGCCAGAGACTCAGCCTTCCTCGTCTCCTCCGTCACTGATGAAGACTTTGGTCAGAAGAAGCATCCCTGGCCCTG TCCAAAGTGTCGAGCTGAATATCCACCCAGCGCCACGCCCAACAG gtacATGTGTTACTGTGGGAAGCTGCAGGACCCCCCAGCTGACCCCTGGTTGGTCCCTCACTCCTGTGGCTCCATCTGTCAGAAGGAACTCAAACCCACCTGTGGACACACttgtctgctgctctgtcacCCCG GTCCCTGCCCTCCGTGTCCAAAGATGGTGCCAGTTTCCTGTATGTGTGGCAAATCAAAGCCCCTCCCCCGTCGCTGTAGCAACAAG gcCTGGTCCTGTCAGCAGCAGTGTGGCAGGTTACTACCCTGTAAACAACACACCTGTACACAGCCCTgtcacacag agtgttcTCCATGTCCTAGAGTCAGTGTTCAGAAGTGTATGTGTGGTAGAGAGAAGGCAGAGAGACCCTGTGCCAGCCCTGAGTGGAACTGTCAGCAG GTATGTGGTTCTGTCCTCTCCTGTGGGAATCACACCTGTGAGCTCTTGTGTCACGACAGAATCTGTCCTCCATGTCCCCGCTCCATCAGCAGATGCTGTCCCTGCGGCAAGACCA agtcaTCTCTGCCATGCACAGAGGAAGTGTCGCTGTGCGGCGACACGTGTGACCGCCGTCTGTCATGTGGAAAACACACCTGTTCAATGAGGTGCCACCGAGGGAGCTGCGAGACCTGCagacag gaggtggagaaggagtgCAGGTGTGGTAAATACAGGAAGTTGATGCCGTGTCATAAAGAATATCTGTGCGACTCCAAATGTCCCAAAACCAGAAGCTGCCAGCGACACCAGTGCAGGAGGAAG tgttgccCTGGTAACTGCCCCCCCTGTGACCAGAGCTGTGGGCGAACTCTGGGGTGTCGAAACCACAagtgtccctctgtgtgtcaCCAAG GGAGCTGTTACCCATGTCCAGAGTCGGTGGAGGTCACATGCACGTGTTCCTCAACTGTTCTGGTTGTTCCCTGTGGTCGAGAGAGGAGCACCAAGCCACCTCGCTGCAAAGAGCTCTGCAG GTGTCCTCCGTCCTGTCACCATCCGACCAGAGAGACGCACCGCTGCCACCCTGGGCCCTGCCCCGCCTGCAGGCAGCTCTGCCTGCTGCCGCTGTCCAGGTGCAGCCACACCTGTCCGCAGCCCTGCCATGACATAGTGCTGGTCAAGTCCCACCAG gtgcagtTAGCAGGTCCGTGGGAGCAGCCATCTGAACCTGCATTTGTGAAGAAAGCTCTGCCCTGTCCGCCATGTAAAGTACCAATACCAAC atcCTGTTTTGGAAAACATGAG GTCAGTCCGGTGCCGTGTCATCGTCGGGGTCCTTTCTCCTGCAAACGTCCTTGCGGACGACCTTTGACTTGCGGCAACCACGACTGCAGCAGGGAGTGCCATGTAGTTACCGAGGGCAACAAG TGTGAAGTCTGTGAGGAGGACTGTTCGAAGCCCCGCCCCCCAGGCTGTCCACACCCCTGCCCGCGCCCCTGTCACCCGGGCGACTGCCCCCCCTGTGGTCAGATGATCCGCCAACGTTGCCACTGCAAGATAAGCCTGCTCTACGTGGAGTGCAT GAAGTTGATGTCGGCTGATGAAAAGAAGAAGGTGGAGCTGAGCTCCTGCAACAACCAGTGTCCTAAagag ctgaacTGTGGTCATCGCTGTAAGCAGGTGTGTCATCCAggtgtgtgtgaagagaaatGTCAGCAGAAGGTGAAGCTGCGGTGTCCGTGCAAGAGGATCAAgaag gAGCTCCTCTGTTCCCTGTCGACTCAGTGTGATGTTCAGTGTGATGACACCTGCAGAGACCAGCAGATGAGAGTCagccag CTGAAGGAGGCGGAGCAAAGAGCagctcaggaggaggagcagaggaaacttCAG gaggagctggaggcgtTTGAGAAGCGTCAGCAGCGAGGAGGTCGGCGGAATAAGAAgcgggggaggagggaggaggtggatgacGAGCAGGGGAGAGtggggaggtggtggaggatgtGCGCCGCCGTCGTCCTCGTCCCGCTGGGTGGAGCTCTGCTGTCCGCCGCAGCCTACTACCTCCTCACCACGGCCTGA
- the nfxl1 gene encoding NF-X1-type zinc finger protein NFXL1 isoform X1, whose amino-acid sequence MEPAWRQQGRGRGRSQEGQGERSRPPLTERPGAAAGAWAAGRGGRTKRAAAPEPPRAESVQSKFEEIRKSNQAAAQRLVESRVSSSSEDDDDDDEGDVDHKDGKRGKILASTFTTYTDQTGGDGSGLLRTGQYVSDLFQSGALTCLICIGSVKRTQAVWSCSSCFSLFHLPCIQKWARDSAFLVSSVTDEDFGQKKHPWPCPKCRAEYPPSATPNRYMCYCGKLQDPPADPWLVPHSCGSICQKELKPTCGHTCLLLCHPGPCPPCPKMVPVSCMCGKSKPLPRRCSNKAWSCQQQCGRLLPCKQHTCTQPCHTECSPCPRVSVQKCMCGREKAERPCASPEWNCQQVCGSVLSCGNHTCELLCHDRICPPCPRSISRCCPCGKTKSSLPCTEEVSLCGDTCDRRLSCGKHTCSMRCHRGSCETCRQEVEKECRCGKYRKLMPCHKEYLCDSKCPKTRSCQRHQCRRKCCPGNCPPCDQSCGRTLGCRNHKCPSVCHQGSCYPCPESVEVTCTCSSTVLVVPCGRERSTKPPRCKELCRCPPSCHHPTRETHRCHPGPCPACRQLCLLPLSRCSHTCPQPCHDIVLVKSHQVQLAGPWEQPSEPAFVKKALPCPPCKVPIPTSCFGKHEVSPVPCHRRGPFSCKRPCGRPLTCGNHDCSRECHVVTEGNKCEVCEEDCSKPRPPGCPHPCPRPCHPGDCPPCGQMIRQRCHCKISLLYVECMKLMSADEKKKVELSSCNNQCPKELNCGHRCKQVCHPGVCEEKCQQKVKLRCPCKRIKKELLCSLSTQCDVQCDDTCRDQQMRVSQLKEAEQRAAQEEEQRKLQEELEAFEKRQQRGGRRNKKRGRREEVDDEQGRVGRWWRMCAAVVLVPLGGALLSAAAYYLLTTA is encoded by the exons ATGGAGCCGGCCTGGCGTCAGCAGGGCCGGGGCCGAGGCCGCAGCCAGGAGGGTCAGGGTGAAAGGTCCCGACCTCCGCTGACGGAGAGGCCGGGAGCCGCCGCAGGAGCGTGGGCAGCGGGGCGAGGAGGGAGGACGAAGAGGGCCGCGGCTCCTGAGCCTCCACGAG CAGAGTCCGTTCAGTCCAAGTTCGAGGAGATCAGGAAGTCCAACCAGGCTGCTGCTCAGCGACTGGTGGAGAGCCGCGTCAGCTCCTCCTCAGAGGACGACGACGATGACGATGAAGGAGATGTTGACCACAAGGATGGAAAGAGGGGCAAGATCCTGGCGTCGACCTTCACCACCTACACTGACCAGACAG GTGGCGATGGCTCAGGTCTTCTCAGGACTGGTCAGTACGTTAGTGACCTGTTTCAATCCGGAGCTCTCACCTGCCTCATCTGCATCGGCTCTGTCAAGAGGACACAGGCG gtgtgGAGCTGCTCCAGCTGTTTCTCCCTCTTCCACCTGCCCTGTATTCAGAAATGGGCCAGAGACTCAGCCTTCCTCGTCTCCTCCGTCACTGATGAAGACTTTGGTCAGAAGAAGCATCCCTGGCCCTG TCCAAAGTGTCGAGCTGAATATCCACCCAGCGCCACGCCCAACAG gtacATGTGTTACTGTGGGAAGCTGCAGGACCCCCCAGCTGACCCCTGGTTGGTCCCTCACTCCTGTGGCTCCATCTGTCAGAAGGAACTCAAACCCACCTGTGGACACACttgtctgctgctctgtcacCCCG GTCCCTGCCCTCCGTGTCCAAAGATGGTGCCAGTTTCCTGTATGTGTGGCAAATCAAAGCCCCTCCCCCGTCGCTGTAGCAACAAG gcCTGGTCCTGTCAGCAGCAGTGTGGCAGGTTACTACCCTGTAAACAACACACCTGTACACAGCCCTgtcacacag agtgttcTCCATGTCCTAGAGTCAGTGTTCAGAAGTGTATGTGTGGTAGAGAGAAGGCAGAGAGACCCTGTGCCAGCCCTGAGTGGAACTGTCAGCAG GTATGTGGTTCTGTCCTCTCCTGTGGGAATCACACCTGTGAGCTCTTGTGTCACGACAGAATCTGTCCTCCATGTCCCCGCTCCATCAGCAGATGCTGTCCCTGCGGCAAGACCA agtcaTCTCTGCCATGCACAGAGGAAGTGTCGCTGTGCGGCGACACGTGTGACCGCCGTCTGTCATGTGGAAAACACACCTGTTCAATGAGGTGCCACCGAGGGAGCTGCGAGACCTGCagacag gaggtggagaaggagtgCAGGTGTGGTAAATACAGGAAGTTGATGCCGTGTCATAAAGAATATCTGTGCGACTCCAAATGTCCCAAAACCAGAAGCTGCCAGCGACACCAGTGCAGGAGGAAG tgttgccCTGGTAACTGCCCCCCCTGTGACCAGAGCTGTGGGCGAACTCTGGGGTGTCGAAACCACAagtgtccctctgtgtgtcaCCAAG GGAGCTGTTACCCATGTCCAGAGTCGGTGGAGGTCACATGCACGTGTTCCTCAACTGTTCTGGTTGTTCCCTGTGGTCGAGAGAGGAGCACCAAGCCACCTCGCTGCAAAGAGCTCTGCAG GTGTCCTCCGTCCTGTCACCATCCGACCAGAGAGACGCACCGCTGCCACCCTGGGCCCTGCCCCGCCTGCAGGCAGCTCTGCCTGCTGCCGCTGTCCAGGTGCAGCCACACCTGTCCGCAGCCCTGCCATGACATAGTGCTGGTCAAGTCCCACCAG gtgcagtTAGCAGGTCCGTGGGAGCAGCCATCTGAACCTGCATTTGTGAAGAAAGCTCTGCCCTGTCCGCCATGTAAAGTACCAATACCAAC atcCTGTTTTGGAAAACATGAG GTCAGTCCGGTGCCGTGTCATCGTCGGGGTCCTTTCTCCTGCAAACGTCCTTGCGGACGACCTTTGACTTGCGGCAACCACGACTGCAGCAGGGAGTGCCATGTAGTTACCGAGGGCAACAAG TGTGAAGTCTGTGAGGAGGACTGTTCGAAGCCCCGCCCCCCAGGCTGTCCACACCCCTGCCCGCGCCCCTGTCACCCGGGCGACTGCCCCCCCTGTGGTCAGATGATCCGCCAACGTTGCCACTGCAAGATAAGCCTGCTCTACGTGGAGTGCAT GAAGTTGATGTCGGCTGATGAAAAGAAGAAGGTGGAGCTGAGCTCCTGCAACAACCAGTGTCCTAAagag ctgaacTGTGGTCATCGCTGTAAGCAGGTGTGTCATCCAggtgtgtgtgaagagaaatGTCAGCAGAAGGTGAAGCTGCGGTGTCCGTGCAAGAGGATCAAgaag gAGCTCCTCTGTTCCCTGTCGACTCAGTGTGATGTTCAGTGTGATGACACCTGCAGAGACCAGCAGATGAGAGTCagccag CTGAAGGAGGCGGAGCAAAGAGCagctcaggaggaggagcagaggaaacttCAG gaggagctggaggcgtTTGAGAAGCGTCAGCAGCGAGGAGGTCGGCGGAATAAGAAgcgggggaggagggaggaggtggatgacGAGCAGGGGAGAGtggggaggtggtggaggatgtGCGCCGCCGTCGTCCTCGTCCCGCTGGGTGGAGCTCTGCTGTCCGCCGCAGCCTACTACCTCCTCACCACGGCCTGA